A genomic segment from Aegilops tauschii subsp. strangulata cultivar AL8/78 chromosome 1, Aet v6.0, whole genome shotgun sequence encodes:
- the LOC109773290 gene encoding geraniol 8-hydroxylase yields MADLSLVCAASLPLTLLAAYALQPLADARRRLPPGPRPLPVLGNLLDIGEHPHRSFASLADIHGPLMFVRLGTVPAVVATSPEAAREVLQKKNASLAARRGLDAWRVMDHDANSMVALPPRGKWRAFRQHSRAALLGPRPLDEHRAVREEEARELVRRVSAAGGAPVDVAGEAFVAMVNVLCRGMFSEKLDPAVVSELTGVAEQAAVLSGLPNVSDFFPALAALDLQGIRRKARKVLAWLYTLIDEQIERRKLSRADGDARRNDLLDVLLDMDGDVQDEDGWVMNKESIRGLFMELLLGATSVPTTIEWAMSELLQNPPAMHKLQAELRNVLGTRPCTWMEESDTGSLPYLQAVVKETLRLHPPVPFATGLAEEAVEIEGYNVPKGTTALVNIWGICRNAEVWDEPNRFLPERFLHREIEFFGADFELIAFSAGKRICPGLQLSSKMVPLILGSMLYHFDWTLPGEEDAAHVDMTEQFGLVLSMAVPLRVVPKKIL; encoded by the exons ATGGCTGACTTGTCCCTCGTGTGCGCGGCATCGCTCCCACTCACTCTGCTCGCGGCCTACGCGCTACAACCACTGGCCGACGCACGCCGACGCCTCCCGCCCGGCCCAAGGCCACTCCCGGTCCTCGGTAACCTCCTCGACATCGGCGAGCACCCTCACCGTTCCTTCGCCAGCCTCGCCGACATCCACGGCCCGCTCATGTTCGTCCGCCTCGGCACTGTCCCAGCCGTCGTGGCCACCTCGCCGGAGGCCGCCCGCGAGGTCCTGCAGAAAAAGAACGCCAGCCTGGCCGCTCGCCGTGGCCTGGACGCCTGGCGCGTCATGGACCACGACGCCAACTCCATGGTCGCGCTCCCGCCGCGCGGCAAGTGGCGCGCCTTCAGGCAGCACTCCAGGGCCGCGCTCCTCGGTCCCCGGCCGctcgacgagcaccgggcggtacgggaggaggaggcgcgcgaGCTGGTGCGCCGCGTGTCCGCGGCCGGAGGCGCCCCGGTCGATGTGGCTGGCGAGGCGTTCGTGGCCATGGTGAACGTGCTGTGTCGCGGGATGTTCTCGGAGAAGCTAGATCCGGCCGTGGTGTCGGAGCTGACGGGCGTGGCGGAACAGGCGGCCGTGCTGTCTGGCCTGCCCAACGTGTCTGATTTCTTCCCGGCGCTCGCGGCCCTCGACCTGCAGGGTATCCGGCGCAAGGCGAGGAAGGTGCTCGCGTGGCTGTATACGCTCATCGACGAGCAGATCGAGCGGCGGAAGCTCAGCCGGGCGGACGGCGATGCGCGCAGGAACGATCTGTTGGATGTGTTGCTTGACATGGACGGCGACGTGCAAGACGAAGACGGATGGGTGATGAACAAGGAGTCCATCCGAGGTCTATTCATG GAATTACTCCTAGGCGCAACATCAGTCCCCACCACAATCGAGTGGGCGATGTCGGAGCTATTGCAAAACCCTCCCGCTATGCACAAACTCCAAGCGGAGCTCAGGAACGTCCTCGGCACCCGACCATGCACATGGATGGAGGAGTCCGACACCGGCAGCCTCCCATATCTCCAAGCCGTCGTCAAAGAAACACTACGGCTCCATCCCCCGGTGCCATTCGCCACTGGGCTAGCTGAGGAGGCGGTGGAGATAGAAGGCTACAACGTCCCTAAGGGCACGACTGCCCTGGTGAACATCTGGGGGATATGCAGAAATGCCGAGGTGTGGGATGAGCCCAACAGGTTCTTGCCGGAAAGGTTCCTGCATAGGGAGATAGAGTTCTTCGGCGCTGATTTTGAGCTGATCGCATTCAGCGCCGGGAAGCGGATCTGTCCCGGGCTGCAGCTCTCGAGTAAGATGGTGCCACTTATACTCGGCTCAATGCTCTATCACTTTGATTGGACATTGCCGGGAGAAGAAGATGCTGCTCATGTAGATATGACAGAGCAGTTTGGGCTGGTGTTGTCCATGGCTGTCCCGCTACGCGTTGTACCTAAGAAAATATTGTAA